The following nucleotide sequence is from Parus major isolate Abel chromosome 4, Parus_major1.1, whole genome shotgun sequence.
TCTCCCCCTCCTTCCTGAACATCCCTCCGCTATTAGCCCCTGGTAATTTAGCAAATATTGATTGATTTAACCCTCTATGACTTatcctgctgcagaaattcctTGCCTTTAACTGAAAAATGCACTTGGAAAATGCACTCTCTGAGATATGTATTGCAACAGTGCATCTTTTCACATTAAACTCTTGTAAAAGTACTGCTCCTTTCCACCTTCTGAGGGAGGTCACTCTGTGTCCCAGAtctgctctcctggcagagCACATAGCAGAGAAATcaatctcttctcttttccataCATAACCACAGTGTGGAGTTCAGCCAGTTTCCATgcaggaaacacatttttggGCTTCATTTTGGCTAAAGGTATCAACCTTCTATGGAAAAGTTTTTAATTCTGCAATCTTGTTGTTATTATAGACAGATTATTGTTTTgtcatctctgcttttttttttttgtttgtttgttttgtttaatgcagagaaaatattagaaaggatttagaaacatgtatttttcttttttaaaataaaagtctcTCCTCCACCTTGGAGAAACACAATGCTTATTTAATgtacttttttctccccccttaACATcattccatttctcttttcttctcttttttctttcctcttttcttgatttttctcttcttttctccttcttttctaGAGCAGAGAGGTACAAGAAGGAAGTTGTCTTTCATCAGCAGTCCTTTGAGATAGAGTAGAATTCAGTGAGTCCTCACCATGATAGGATCATAAACTTACTGGGTTAAACCATGCTAACGTTCCCTAAGCTGCCAAGTTTTAGCTGCACCATACATATATGTGTTTCCTTGTGCCTTTTCTTGtcttataattttgtttttcttgatgaCCCTGAGCTATGGCTTTCTTGTTTCTAACCACTAGTcaacctttctttcttttctggttttgccgATATAGGCCTCAAAGAAAAAATGGCAGAAGAGCACAAAGTAGCTGAGGTACATGAGAGAGGACCAGATGATGTTCTGCACGTGGGAATGGCACTGGCCCTGCTGCATCCAGGAGAAGACCAGGTAATTGATCACGCAACCGACCAACATCTGAGTGATCTGCGACAGGGTGATGAACATGGCAAACTTGCGTGAGACCCTGAAGCCAGCAGCCCGCAAGGCATAGTACGAGTACATGACGGCGTGTACTCCGTAGTTCATGGTCATGAACCAGCCCCCGCCAGCCACCATGTCCTTGTAGGAGTACCAAGAGTAAAGTAACACAGTAATGTGGTGGTACCAGTGTAAGAAGATGAGCTTCTGCTTCCTAAGAATAATGAATATTGTATCACctgtaataaaaacaaaacacaaaacaaaagaagaggGGAGGAAATGAGAGACAGATCAAACAAGTTCACAATTAACGCAGTGCTCTCTTCCCTTTGCCGCTGCTGGAGTATACACTACTTTAGACCATGAAATCCACCTCAGCTCTAGATCTGAGAGCCCATTTGGCTCCTAATCCCTATGCAATCTTTAGCAAACCAATGCATCTACATTCTCCTGTATGGATAACTCCATCTGAAAACTCCATAGGTTTACTTGGTAGCCCTTTGTTGCAAACATTATCCACAAAAGTCTGGGGTGAGGTGGGTGGATGTACGTGCATCGTCCCTCACTGTGAGACTGCCCATTCTGTACCGTGACTGGAAGAGAAATGCAGCTTGACAGAGACCAGAAAACCGAGAGGAAGCAGCACAGTGTCCTCTGATTCAAATGTCTATGTGCAAACTCAACCtaataaaaatcagaagagCCTTCTGAAGTAATACACAAAAAAGCTGTTGCATAAGCAACCCACCATACTGAAAGAGATGCTTCCAGAAAGAAATTTGGGTTATATTGAAATACATGTCACTTTTCTACAAATCCATCTTAAtactgtagaaaaataaatactattcctctttcttgctttttttcttctgtttgcttctcATGATTGCAATGAGCATCTCAATTAGatatatgcatgtatatgtATGCTCCTTGTTTTCCACTGTTATACACACAGTGTTTCCAAAAGGATCCCTGAGATTTGAACCTGGGAACATAGTTTGATGTGTAAGTGTCCCAGGAAATCTAACTCATGAATATTAGTCACACTGCACTGTCTTCACAAGGTCTATAATAAACTGTAACACTGCTGTTCACTTCATTAACTGCAAGATGTTGACTCATATTTTAATAAGTAATCATATGTTCAACTTATTGTTGCTGGGCAGCTCTAGCTGATGTTCCCCATTTTTAACAACTAAATTTCTGTGGGTTTGCGGCAATTTAAGCAGCAGGAAACCAAGGGATTCTGACACAGCAAAGCAACTGGTGTCATTCAGCTGTCTCATTCTAGTTTTAATGCTGATGAATTGCTGTCCTCTAATTTGCTGAATCAAATTACCTGTGTGAAAGGTAAAGTCTCGTTTTTGCTGTACACCTGGACACAGTGAGAGCTGCAGTCCTTCGGGGTTTAATAAGGGCAGCCTCCAAAATGAAAGCTGGAAGGCTGCTCCTTTCCATTAAAACAATCCTTTCTTACACTAATCAGCCATGGATAAGAACACATGAAGACTGGCTTTCAAGTTGGCTTTCACATCTATATTGTTAAGTATCCTTATCAAGAAACTGCTAGAGAGGTATCAGTTTATAAAAATAAGGACTGGAAAAGCTAGGGATATTATGGGAAATTAGTTTCTACTTGGAGGAagcacacagccacagctttcACAGTCTGGGAGGAAGCACCTTACTGTTCATAATTGTACACTTAGATGTGTATTGAAGAATGAAAGCTGCAGAATAGAGGCAGAGCTTGACTCAAAGCTTCTTGCTGACACAGCTGCTACAGCCCACCCTCCACTTCTGTAGCCACGGGGTGTGTGACTGCTGATTATGCCACTCCTATTTGCCTACAAGGAGTTCAGGAAGAGCTACGGACCAGATTGCTTTTGCTTCTTGTCTGCCCTGCTGTGTATAATCACTGCAGTTTAttcctgggctggaaaaggTCTTATTCAGCTGCACATTGATCTAACTTCAGCCAAGCTGGAATTGACCTCTAGAGACTAAAACATGTAGTTTGGGGTTGGTCATGCTTACTCGGTTTTTCTGAGActtaaatgggatttttttgacaGTGATGAGACCCTTCTTGTGCTTCCTGCATGGACATTTCTTCTCCAAAAATACACAAAGGCAgatgagagaaagagagacaggGTACTCACCTAGTTCGGGTGCTTTGCTTAGCACAAATGCATATGCCCAGAATTTGCTGACAGGTCCAATGTAAAAACTCTGGTCACACACTGACTGTTTCAGGCCTTTGGTCATCAAAATGTACAGCATATAAGCACCAGTTCGAACAGCACCGAAtatactttaaaacaaaaagagaaaattaggaAAGGTCAGTGGACATTTGAAATCTACATGGCATCACTTCAAATCATTATGAGGAAAACTGTGCTGAAATAATAAGTGTGAGACAGCTTGAGCTGGAGAAACTCTGCTGGCTTCTAGGTAGCTACTCTGAAGTCAGACCTGTAAGCTGGACTGCAGCCACATCCCCTGGTGAAAGTCTGTAATGGTAACAtcagtgtttttcatttcactACCACAGGAATGATCCTTCAGTTTTCAGGAGCAGGGAAACATCCATTTCATCTCAAAACAACATGCAGAGTTTTAATGCTGATGGGTGGGAAACTTTTGAACAAGAAATGAGTTGATAAAATGCTGTATTAGCAACATAAGCAGGACCAATTCATTCTTCTGGTTTTCTCAGAGTTTTCTCTCATCTTTCAGTATATTTGTTACATCCACAGGAGCTCTGAGCACAGCCATACCCAGGTAGGGCACACGGATTTTCATGAGGCATCTCAGTCAGAGCCAGTGTTTTGATGCACATGCTTGACTTCATCCCTTAGCAGATCATTTGTAACAGAGGAAACAGATAGTTAAATCAAGCTGTAAACAGCAGATTTACCTTCACCTCATCAAAGTGAGATGCAAGGTAACAGTATTCTGTAAATGAGAAACTTCAAGAGATTTGTAACAGTATTAATTAGTGCAATTACAGAGGGGATAGGTTGACATCCAGCTCGTATCAAGAACAATGGCTTCTGTCTCACCAGCAaggagctctgcagaaggaGTTTTGTCTCACTGTTTTATGGCAAGAACATGCCTTCCCATTGTCTGCCACTGTAGTTTGCTGGCCCTGCATAACTTGTGATGAATACTGGATGAAGGAAACAGCTTTCAAAGAGAAATCGAGCAAAGACAGTCACAATCTATTTTGGGGTTGAGTATATCTTACTTCATGTCTACATCATACGTCCTCATCCCTCTACCCAGCTCCATCTTATCTCCCCTCTAACTTCCTTGTGACCTTGACCTAGCCTGGTTCCCACTCTGCCTCATTGTCTTTCACGATTATTTCATGGTAACAGgcaaaacaaaccaccaaaaactGGTGTATAAACAAATGTGGGTAATGCAAGCTACCATTTATGCAAAGTGTGTGAAAGGAGGAACAGTTCCTCTGAAGTTATAGATACTCTGTTATTTGTCCTTCTCTTGTGAGGTCAATATTCtgtaaaaaacatattttaaaatcatcaagGCAGCCCAAAAAGCTGAGTTTGATGGCAGTTTTTACAGTACTTGGTCAGATTAGATGGTTCTAGTAAGCCTACTCCACAGGAAAACTGCTACATAGCTTACATATAATATGCAAAGAGTATTTAGATTTCCAAATCTGCAGCATTGATACACCCAGTCAAATCTGCCTGCTGCTAAGGGACAATGCAGCTTGCTCTCCCCTGTCCACTGCATGGAATCTGCTACCCAGTGGATTTCCACAGTGCCTGCTGCTCTTTGAGCTGTCAGTGGCATCACAGATGGGGCTCTACAGCCAGGTCATACCCATGGAGAAGTGCTGCATCCTGGCTCCTGCACCATTACCTTCTGATGCCTGACGTTTCACTGCGCCATCAGGAAATTCAGACGACTGTGAGCACTTACAAAGCTACTATTATTATCTGCTACTCGCACAGTGGTATTTGTTCATTGGCTCTCCTGCCAGATGAGTCCTCTTGTGCTATGTGCAAGTGAAAAAACACCTCCTGTGGTTTTCAGGTGTGCTGGAGAAATTCAGCTGAGTCTGTGTTTCCAATTAGCATCACCCAAAGCAGTGCACATATTCCCAGGCTTAGGGAAGAGAGCCACTGCAGCCTTTCATGTTCACCCACCCCTGCATGCAGAGGAGACAGTGCAGTGCTCTCAGCATCAGTTCATAGTGCATCCTCTCCATGCAGGGTTGACTCCTCCCAGAAACTCTCAGCACACTTTTCTCACATCTTTCAGGCATCGGTCATTTTAACTCAGCAGAGAGTGCCAAAACCTGCAGGAGGAGTTTTGAAATGAGGTGCAACTCATTCTGTTTCctctttggtgtttaaaacatgcccccttattattttttttttcacaggagCTGCATTTGTCATTCCCAAGAAGACAGGAGATCATGAAAGAGATGTGATCTGATCACTTCCTGAGGCAATGAACTCCTCAGGCTAGCCAGGGcatgctgctgcctgcttttaTGTTTTGGGTGGTTGCAAAACTGGGTGGAGGAAAATCAGGCAGAATACCTAAGGAACACTGGTTCTCCCATTAGCAAGTCTCTCAGTGCTGACATTAaaatgggggaagaaaaggaaattttaactAATGAAATCAAGTAGTTGCAAGCAATATGTCTTTCTCTATAAAGAAGCTGTATTGCTTTTCTAACAATTGTTTGCTACTTAAGTTTTAAAACCAAAGAGAATGCTGTGCCATGAACACAAACGCAAACGAGAAGGACACTTGTTCGAGCAACAGGAAAACAATGATCTAACTGTGATGGGGTATGGACACCCAGGGATCTAACCTAGACTGACAACAGAGCCACAATGTCTGTGCCTGCTGGGGATTACAGTGTCCCTTTGCTGTCTTTGACATCATATTGATCTAATTCTGCCTGTTTTTCCATTTAGCAACTACTACAGAGCTGTCTTtggagcacacacacacaccaatTCACACTCACACACTTTTCTACAATTCCACAGGATGGTGGCTTCCCCTAGTTCCATGACTCTAGAAGTGACCTCAGTTACAGCTCTACATTGTGAGAGTCAGACTAAactcttcttgttttttttattggcaGAAACTGAGTTACATTTTCATATAATTCACCATGGAAGGCTTTATGCAAAAGGATAGCAAACTCCAAGTAACTGATTTAATTACCTAAATAGACACCATGAACAGTGAGCTGCTTATGAGAAGTGCTGCATGCCAAAATACTAACTTGCCAACAAGTATGCACCACCCAAGACTGAAAAATATCCAATGCATGCCTGCAAATGTGTCTTGGAGCCATAGAACTAAGAGTGCTTTTTGTGCCTCTGCCACTTAATCTTGTTTGTTCTGTAAGGTAAAATCAACCAACAAATTTCTATCTTGCAAAGACATGATGTGCAGCAGAGTGATGACATTGCTTACTCAGTAAATCACTTCTGCTTCATTCTGTCCTcgccctgctctctgctgtaGCTTTTGTGAGGTATTGAAATGAACTGCTTACCAAAGCAGTCTGTCTGGTGGGAATCATCTGCAGGGATTTTCAAAATAAGGTAGCAGTGAGTTACTGAACAATTACAGACTTTCACAGCTAGAGAGACTGATCAGAAACAAACTGCACCATCTAATGCAGCTTTCTTATCTATTCAGTCTCAAAATGTCCTACATTCTCCTCCCTTCAGGCAGTGACATCTCTGGTAAGTTAAAAAATGCCCAATTGATATTTTACTGTCCATAGTATGATGAAAATACAAACtagtatttttctctctcaaactTGTTTTCAAGCAGGGGTTGGTGGGTTGACCCTGCTGCATGTCAGGTGCCCAGTAAAGCTGCTCTATCAGTCCCCTCCACaactggacaggggagagaaaatacatcaaaaggctcctgggctgggataaagatacagaaaaatcatTCACCAGCTACCATCAAGGGCAAAACAGAGTCAACCTGGGGAAATGActttattaccaatcaaattAGGGTGGAATAAcgagaaataaaagctgaatcTTAAAAACACCCCCatcttctcttcttcctgggTTAAACTTTACTCCTGAATTTTCTACATCTTTTTCCTCAGTGGCaaggggaggagggggatgaAGAATAGACTTCTTactaccaaaacctggccacaGAAATCCAGTACTCAGAGGGCCTCAAAACACATCCCATGCAGGGGTTAGGCACAGAATTAAGAAGGGCTGGAGAACTGGCTCATGGGAAGACAATGCAGGTGTTATTTCTGAAGGCTATTGCTACTTTGTGCTGTCTCCATCCTACCCGCCAGTAGGGAGTGAAGTATTTGTTTGTCAAAAGCCCAGGTGAGAAGCAGGTACCTCAAGCCTTCAGTCTGGCGTTGTAGCAGGCTCAGCTCTTCCTCACAGTGGAGGTCACTGCCCAATCTTGCTAGGGCTGCTTTCTATGGAGACCCATCCCCTGACACCTGGCTCCTGACACCTCTGGACACCCCAGTCCAGGATCAGCACTGCAGAACTGAGCAGGGAATGTGACTTCCAAACAAGAACAAATCTAGAAGTGCAGCACGGAATATAGCAGCATGTCCTAAAGGAAAGTCTCTGCTCTGGTTTTAAAAGAACTTAACCAAACAAACCATGCAGTCTGTAAATGCAGCACCAAGCTGGTTTAACCAGTCTCTGAGGTGTTGGACTACAGTGTGCTGTGGGTGTGCTGGGCTAGTCCAGCAGCGAGCCTGCTGGCCACCCAGACAGAGCTCTCACAggtccagctccagctcccagcttgAGGcccagctggaaaagagaaaaaacattaattctgCCCTGGCCTGCTTACATGGCGACTCACAGGAGTTCTGGCAGATAAGTCTGTGCCCTGGAAGCACAAGACTATGGCAAAAAGCACAACATCCTCCTTTGTCAAAGCCACATTGAGCAGACAGTGGTCCTGGGAAAACAGCTGAGGTGACCACACTGACTGAAGCCCACTTGTACCATAACAGCAAGAAAAGAGGAGAAGCAGGTTCTTCAGTTGTTTgttgactctttttttttttgtttgtttttaaatttattttagcatGTTAAATATTTAGAGAGGGAGAATTCTGAAATGTCTAAAGGGCAGCAGGTGAAGAATGTGGAGCTTCTTACACCTTCCTTCATGACAAATCAAACCATATTCACCTTCCTGGTCTGGTCAGCAGCAGCCCTTCTGATTTAAATCCCACAGTCctcaggaaggaggaaggagttGC
It contains:
- the ELOVL6 gene encoding elongation of very long chain fatty acids protein 6; protein product: MNMSVLTLQEYEFEKQFNEHAAIQWMQENWKKSFLFSALYAAFIFGGRHLMNKRAKFELRKPLVLWSLSLAVFSIFGAVRTGAYMLYILMTKGLKQSVCDQSFYIGPVSKFWAYAFVLSKAPELGDTIFIILRKQKLIFLHWYHHITVLLYSWYSYKDMVAGGGWFMTMNYGVHAVMYSYYALRAAGFRVSRKFAMFITLSQITQMLVGCVINYLVFSWMQQGQCHSHVQNIIWSSLMYLSYFVLFCHFFFEAYIGKTRKERKVD